One Streptococcus gallolyticus subsp. gallolyticus DSM 16831 DNA window includes the following coding sequences:
- a CDS encoding LTA synthase family protein, which translates to MMKKFLKSFDWVNLLRIVLLIIFLFYINFYLVNSYVLKGATSDLSLGFQSSLHFSLIAYILSIVGISFYLVKDLSKTFFIKLVSGYFIYQIVSYFILVTRNLNNEKFKVWDLIKNHFFQPNFLVTLLIIIGISGVLYFLIQKNRYLAFIEDYLQDYDSKNTILFGFLASFVVNDRQMLKIFKELVSSYLSDNDYVHFIIHLSSNLALTLMVMGVVSYFVINAYQAIVTNSPTPSLMITVSFALATIFNYTLQLGVRSDETLLDKFIFPGATAYQIIALTCLFLIIYLVFNRFLSATFLIIVTGVIISVVNSIKEGLRSEPLLITDFVWLKEISLLTSFVDKSVIIYIVLGVIATLGVYILLRKRILPGKIFNIKRLRFSFLGALIGLGVFNFIVFRNETDSKIIDNIPVVSKVNNWVDINWMGFSTNASYKSLTYVWTKQLTKSVMETPDGYSEEKIKELAEKYRNEASIINASRANKIEDQTVIFILSESFSDPSRVPGVTLSENVIPNITQIKDEYTSGLMISDFYGGGTANMEIQALTGLSYSNLSPSVSVMNTEVLPKMSYIPSISDSYTDDEKIAVHLHNGANYSRNIVYKDLGFDTFIALDGTDDKPTQLEYLSAGARDSSTYYAVTSNLSSDTSQFFSVITMQNHIPWEAEEPAEITAYGEGLSDEENESLTSYARLLNITDSATADFLNELSGYDKKITVVFYGDHLPGLYPTSIFSSDPLNQYETDYFIWSNYETEKLSYPSVNSSDFPALVLKQTDSKVSPYYALLTDILEAENQSSDDLEALSMDLQMLQYDLTLGKSYITKVDEKFFETE; encoded by the coding sequence ATGATGAAAAAGTTTTTGAAAAGTTTTGATTGGGTTAATCTTCTAAGGATAGTTTTATTAATTATTTTTCTGTTTTACATCAATTTTTATTTAGTAAATTCTTATGTACTTAAAGGGGCAACAAGTGATTTGTCTTTAGGGTTTCAATCAAGCTTACACTTTAGCTTGATTGCCTATATTTTATCTATTGTTGGGATAAGTTTTTACCTTGTTAAGGATCTGAGTAAAACATTCTTTATAAAGTTAGTTTCTGGATATTTTATTTATCAGATTGTTTCCTATTTTATTTTAGTAACAAGAAATTTAAATAATGAAAAATTTAAAGTATGGGATTTGATTAAAAATCATTTTTTTCAACCGAATTTTCTTGTTACACTTTTGATTATTATAGGTATTTCAGGAGTACTATATTTTTTAATTCAAAAAAATAGGTATCTTGCATTTATTGAAGATTATCTTCAGGATTATGATTCTAAAAACACAATTCTTTTTGGATTTTTAGCATCTTTTGTCGTTAATGATAGACAGATGCTAAAGATTTTCAAAGAATTAGTATCCTCTTATCTTTCTGATAATGATTATGTTCACTTTATAATTCACTTATCTAGCAATCTTGCTTTAACTTTAATGGTTATGGGAGTGGTGTCTTATTTTGTGATTAATGCTTATCAAGCAATTGTTACAAATTCTCCTACTCCATCATTGATGATAACGGTAAGCTTTGCATTAGCAACTATTTTTAATTATACGTTACAGCTAGGAGTTAGAAGTGATGAAACATTACTAGATAAATTTATTTTTCCAGGAGCAACAGCTTATCAAATTATTGCTTTAACATGTCTCTTTTTAATTATCTATCTTGTATTTAATCGCTTTTTATCTGCAACTTTCCTTATTATTGTAACTGGAGTGATTATATCTGTTGTTAATAGTATTAAGGAAGGTCTGCGAAGTGAACCTCTTCTTATTACAGACTTTGTTTGGTTAAAAGAGATTTCGTTGTTAACTAGTTTTGTCGATAAAAGTGTTATTATTTATATTGTGCTTGGTGTCATTGCGACACTTGGTGTCTATATTCTGTTAAGGAAACGTATTTTACCTGGAAAAATTTTTAACATTAAAAGATTACGATTCTCCTTCTTAGGAGCGTTAATTGGTCTTGGAGTTTTCAATTTTATTGTCTTTAGAAATGAAACAGATTCTAAAATTATTGATAATATCCCCGTTGTTTCCAAGGTTAATAATTGGGTTGATATTAATTGGATGGGATTTTCGACTAATGCTAGCTATAAATCGTTGACATATGTTTGGACAAAGCAATTAACAAAATCGGTAATGGAAACTCCTGATGGGTATAGCGAAGAGAAAATTAAAGAGCTTGCGGAAAAGTATCGTAATGAAGCTTCAATAATTAATGCTTCTAGAGCTAATAAAATTGAAGACCAAACAGTCATCTTTATTTTAAGTGAAAGTTTTTCAGACCCGAGTCGTGTTCCAGGTGTTACTTTATCTGAAAATGTTATTCCAAATATTACCCAAATAAAAGATGAATATACAAGTGGTTTGATGATATCAGATTTTTATGGTGGTGGTACAGCTAACATGGAAATTCAGGCTTTGACAGGTTTATCTTATTCTAATTTATCGCCTAGCGTTTCTGTTATGAATACTGAGGTACTTCCTAAAATGTCGTATATTCCTTCTATAAGTGATAGTTATACTGATGACGAAAAAATTGCAGTACATCTTCATAATGGTGCAAATTATTCTCGAAATATTGTTTATAAAGATTTAGGATTTGACACTTTTATAGCTTTGGATGGTACTGACGATAAGCCGACACAATTAGAGTATCTCAGTGCAGGGGCTAGAGATAGCTCAACTTACTATGCTGTCACAAGTAACTTATCATCAGATACAAGCCAATTTTTCTCAGTTATCACCATGCAAAACCATATTCCTTGGGAAGCAGAGGAGCCAGCAGAGATTACTGCTTATGGAGAAGGATTATCAGATGAGGAGAATGAAAGTTTAACTAGCTATGCTAGACTTTTAAACATTACTGATTCAGCAACTGCCGACTTTCTTAACGAGTTATCTGGTTATGACAAAAAAATAACAGTTGTTTTTTATGGCGATCATTTGCCAGGATTGTATCCTACAAGTATATTCTCAAGTGATCCTTTAAATCAATATGAAACTGATTATTTTATTTGGAGTAACTATGAAACAGAAAAACTATCTTATCCATCTGTTAATTCAAGTGATTTCCCAGCACTCGTACTAAAACAAACAGATTCAAAAGTTTCTCCTTACTATGCTTTATTAACTGATATTCTAGAAGCTGAAAATCAATCTTCTGACGATTTAGAAGCTCTATCAATGGATTTACAGATGTTGCAGTATGACCTTACATTAGGAAAGAGTTATATAACAAAAGTGGATGAGAAATTTTTTGAGACTGAATAA
- a CDS encoding rhamnan synthesis F family protein — MKRLLLYVHFNKYNKISEHVYYQLEHMHPLFSKVIFISNSQLDEGEVDKLRQSQLIDAFIQRENIGYDFAAWHDGMAFEGFENLKAYDSVTAMNDTCFGPLWDMAPVYDKYESDEKVDFWGMTNHRAIDAGHIYIDEHLQSYFMSFKKSIVISEVFQEFWKSVEAYADVQKVIDNYETKYTKRFVDAGFRYASVLNTVPIADNFFHSNFTIHYPHVLLDNHVPFIKIKTFDLTQHLAPYLLKEIEKVSNYPTKLILDHMSDISLPTPPYLLDRKVLKVVEKEYSNTKKVAVHLHTFYVDLLEEFLNQFENFHFDYDLFLTTDTEAKKAEIESILEKNGKIAQVFLTGNRGRDIIPMLKLKEELSSYDYIGHFHTKKSPEYPYWVGDSWRNELYQMLIQSADNILANLENNDNLGLVIADIPSFFRYTKIVDPWNENRFADGMNELWERMNLGRQIDFNNLSTFIMSYGTFIWFKRDTLKPLFDLELTDDEIPSEPIPQHTILHSIERILVYLAWANNYDYAIAKNDIYITPFVDNVVFNIRPNTMPNTYVNFDNIGGIKGALKYIYRGPGSAIKYIIKRMVLKFKS; from the coding sequence ATGAAACGCTTACTCTTATATGTTCATTTCAATAAATATAATAAAATTAGTGAGCATGTCTATTATCAACTAGAACATATGCACCCTCTCTTTTCAAAAGTAATCTTTATTTCAAATAGTCAACTTGATGAGGGTGAAGTTGATAAATTACGTCAAAGTCAATTAATTGATGCTTTTATACAACGTGAAAATATTGGATACGATTTTGCAGCATGGCATGACGGTATGGCTTTTGAAGGTTTTGAAAACTTAAAAGCTTATGATTCAGTAACTGCAATGAATGATACTTGCTTTGGACCACTTTGGGATATGGCTCCTGTATATGATAAGTATGAATCAGATGAAAAAGTTGACTTTTGGGGAATGACAAATCATAGAGCGATTGATGCGGGGCATATTTATATTGATGAACATTTACAATCATATTTTATGTCTTTTAAGAAAAGTATTGTAATTTCTGAAGTTTTTCAAGAGTTTTGGAAGTCTGTTGAAGCATATGCAGATGTTCAAAAAGTTATTGATAATTATGAAACGAAATATACTAAGCGTTTTGTTGATGCTGGTTTTCGTTATGCTTCTGTATTGAATACAGTACCAATTGCAGATAATTTTTTCCATTCTAATTTTACAATTCATTATCCACATGTGCTTTTAGATAATCATGTTCCTTTTATAAAAATAAAAACTTTTGATTTGACACAACATTTAGCACCTTATTTGTTGAAAGAAATTGAAAAAGTCTCTAATTATCCAACGAAATTAATTTTAGATCATATGTCGGATATAAGTCTTCCTACCCCACCTTATTTGTTAGATCGTAAAGTACTTAAGGTAGTTGAAAAAGAATATTCAAATACTAAAAAAGTAGCAGTTCATCTTCATACTTTTTACGTTGATTTGTTAGAGGAATTTTTGAATCAATTTGAGAATTTCCATTTTGACTATGACTTGTTTTTGACAACTGATACAGAAGCTAAAAAAGCAGAGATTGAGTCTATCCTTGAGAAAAATGGTAAAATAGCTCAAGTCTTTCTAACAGGAAATCGGGGTCGTGATATTATTCCAATGTTAAAATTGAAAGAAGAATTATCTTCATATGATTATATTGGGCATTTTCATACCAAAAAATCTCCAGAATATCCTTATTGGGTAGGGGATTCATGGAGAAATGAACTTTATCAGATGTTAATTCAATCTGCTGATAATATCTTAGCTAATCTAGAAAATAACGATAATCTTGGACTTGTTATTGCTGATATCCCATCCTTCTTTAGATATACTAAAATAGTTGATCCTTGGAACGAAAATCGATTTGCTGATGGTATGAATGAACTTTGGGAACGTATGAATCTCGGGCGACAAATTGATTTTAATAACTTGAGTACGTTTATCATGAGCTATGGAACTTTTATTTGGTTCAAACGTGATACACTTAAACCACTATTTGATTTAGAGTTGACGGACGATGAAATACCATCAGAACCAATTCCACAACATACAATTTTGCATTCAATTGAACGTATCCTGGTTTATCTTGCATGGGCAAATAATTATGATTATGCCATTGCTAAAAACGATATCTATATAACACCATTTGTGGATAATGTGGTGTTTAACATTCGTCCGAATACAATGCCTAACACCTACGTGAACTTTGACAACATTGGTGGTATTAAAGGAGCACTTAAGTATATTTACCGTGGTCCAGGTAGTGCTATTAAATATATTATCAAGAGGATGGTACTGAAATTTAAATCATGA
- a CDS encoding glycosyltransferase family 2 protein yields the protein MMDALVSIVVTCYNHESYVKDCLESIFQQTYKNIELLVFNDGSLDDSDTVIKDTLSLSPFENTQYFYHENKGVVLTRNIALEHVSGDYLVFVDSDDTLKKDYIRLLVETAEKENADIVYSALYELNSGEVVLPIKEYDLQEMFIGNFIHASSLIRTSAIGNIKFDEQLNREKLEDYDFYLNLVTSKELKVVPCYATGLNYRMSFDSRSSHQNLKSYYKTYGYIIGKYLTRFPNYVKEALDYHFERLTSLDIEHSIKEEKISIYFSENEAFSDIPDYQNQIQFQDEIEIPVVKGKNYIRIRPSNIPSFYEFFVLKSKEYQTEILPIMSNGLIDENSVVFEDFYPFLDYQFTLSEGDKLVLSYKRYNINDIVAKDYIGKLLAKQKYNRLQTILSYEQKQRQLESELNQKTQEFDDLSKEYNTLLSNYRSITNSIWWKIPTKIINFFRRKK from the coding sequence ATGATGGATGCTTTAGTTAGTATTGTTGTAACTTGTTACAACCACGAATCTTATGTAAAAGATTGTCTTGAGAGTATATTTCAGCAGACATATAAAAATATTGAGCTATTGGTTTTTAATGATGGGTCATTAGACGATTCTGATACTGTTATTAAAGATACGCTAAGTTTGAGTCCTTTTGAAAATACTCAGTATTTTTACCATGAGAATAAAGGAGTCGTTCTTACCAGAAATATTGCTTTAGAGCATGTTTCAGGAGATTACCTTGTTTTTGTTGATAGTGATGATACTTTAAAAAAGGATTATATTCGTTTATTAGTTGAAACTGCAGAAAAAGAAAATGCGGATATAGTTTATTCTGCACTCTATGAATTGAATTCTGGAGAGGTTGTTTTACCTATTAAAGAGTATGATTTACAAGAAATGTTTATTGGTAATTTCATACATGCTTCAAGTTTAATAAGAACATCAGCGATTGGAAATATTAAATTTGATGAGCAGTTGAATCGTGAAAAATTAGAGGACTACGACTTCTATTTAAATCTTGTGACAAGCAAGGAATTAAAAGTAGTTCCTTGTTATGCAACTGGATTAAATTATCGTATGTCATTTGATTCAAGAAGTAGCCATCAAAATCTAAAGTCATATTACAAAACGTATGGATATATAATTGGGAAATATCTGACTCGATTCCCTAATTATGTAAAAGAGGCATTAGATTATCATTTTGAACGCTTAACGAGTTTAGATATTGAACACTCTATTAAAGAAGAAAAAATATCGATTTATTTTTCTGAGAATGAGGCATTTTCGGATATTCCAGATTATCAGAATCAAATACAATTTCAAGATGAAATTGAAATTCCTGTAGTAAAAGGTAAGAATTATATCAGAATAAGACCTTCTAATATTCCAAGTTTCTATGAATTTTTTGTTTTAAAATCGAAGGAATATCAGACTGAGATTCTTCCAATAATGTCAAATGGTTTAATCGATGAAAATAGTGTAGTTTTTGAGGATTTCTATCCTTTCCTTGATTATCAATTTACTCTTTCAGAAGGTGATAAGCTAGTGTTGAGCTATAAACGCTATAATATCAATGACATTGTTGCTAAAGATTATATTGGAAAATTGCTTGCGAAGCAAAAATATAATCGTTTACAAACTATTCTATCGTATGAGCAGAAACAAAGACAACTTGAAAGTGAACTTAATCAAAAAACACAGGAATTCGATGACTTAAGTAAGGAGTATAACACTTTACTATCTAACTATCGTTCTATAACAAACTCAATATGGTGGAAAATACCAACTAAAATTATTAATTTCTTTAGGAGAAAAAAATGA
- a CDS encoding ABC transporter ATP-binding protein — protein sequence MSDKKIAVKVDHVSKYFKLPTEATQSLRTNLVNYFKGIKGYREQHVLKDIDFEVEEGDFFGIVGRNGSGKSTLLKIISQIYVPEKGKVTVNGKMVSFIELGVGFNPELTGRENVYMNGAMLGFTTEEVDAMYDDIVEFAELEDFMNQKLKNYSSGMQVRLAFSVAIKAQGDVLILDEVLAVGDEAFQRKCNDYFLERKTSGKTTILVTHDMGAVKKYCNKAILIEDGYIKAQGEPDEVANQYSYDNANTEKNDDGKTVEKLVVDNLEVNLLSSGQTTPDKPIEFSISYNVLEDLETYVAFSLTDIDRNIWIYNDNSMEYLSSGKGYKHATYSCLLNNVNNLKLKLEVSIRDKNGKMLAFANSSNTNVILVSRNDLALDDKSGRDSATGLIQRNGTWKFK from the coding sequence ATGTCAGATAAAAAAATTGCAGTAAAAGTTGATCATGTTAGTAAGTATTTTAAATTGCCAACAGAAGCAACTCAAAGCTTACGTACAAATTTAGTTAATTATTTTAAAGGTATAAAAGGTTATCGTGAACAACATGTCTTAAAGGATATTGACTTTGAAGTAGAAGAAGGAGATTTCTTTGGGATTGTTGGACGAAATGGTTCAGGTAAATCAACCCTTTTGAAAATCATTTCTCAAATTTATGTTCCTGAAAAGGGGAAAGTCACTGTAAATGGTAAAATGGTATCTTTCATTGAACTTGGTGTCGGATTTAATCCAGAACTAACAGGACGTGAAAATGTTTATATGAACGGTGCCATGCTTGGATTTACAACTGAAGAAGTAGATGCCATGTATGATGATATTGTTGAGTTTGCGGAACTTGAAGATTTCATGAATCAAAAACTTAAGAACTATTCAAGCGGGATGCAAGTTCGTCTAGCCTTTTCAGTAGCTATTAAGGCTCAAGGTGACGTACTTATCCTTGATGAAGTTCTTGCAGTTGGTGATGAAGCTTTCCAACGTAAATGTAATGATTATTTCCTAGAGAGAAAAACGAGCGGAAAGACTACTATTTTAGTTACCCATGACATGGGTGCTGTTAAGAAATATTGTAATAAAGCTATTTTGATTGAGGATGGTTATATCAAAGCACAAGGTGAGCCAGACGAGGTAGCTAACCAATATAGCTATGATAATGCTAATACTGAAAAAAATGACGATGGAAAAACTGTTGAAAAATTAGTTGTTGATAACTTAGAAGTTAATCTACTTTCTTCTGGTCAAACTACACCAGATAAGCCAATTGAGTTCAGTATCAGTTATAATGTTCTCGAAGATTTAGAGACATATGTAGCATTTTCACTTACAGATATTGACCGTAATATTTGGATTTATAACGATAATTCTATGGAATACCTTTCAAGTGGAAAAGGTTATAAACATGCTACGTATTCTTGTTTATTAAATAATGTAAACAATCTAAAATTAAAACTTGAGGTCTCTATAAGAGATAAAAATGGTAAAATGTTAGCTTTTGCTAACTCAAGTAATACAAATGTTATTCTTGTTAGTCGTAATGATCTAGCACTAGATGATAAATCAGGTAGAGATTCGGCTACAGGTTTAATTCAAAGAAATGGCACTTGGAAATTTAAATGA
- a CDS encoding ABC transporter permease produces MKFFSKENKILLKEMVKTDFKLRYQGSLIGHLWSILKPLMLFTIMYLVFVQFLRFDDGTPHYAIGLLIGMVTWNFFSEATNMGMMSIVSRGDLLRKLNFSKEIIVISSVVGAAINYGINLIVVFVFALVNGVTVSFGWLTIFPLFIELFLFSAGIAFVLATLFVKYRDIGPIWEVVMQAGMYATPIIYSLTFILQRGQVTVAKLMMLNPLAQIIQDMRHFIVFSGNMRGWDLVGHKAITMIPYILPFFVFGIGYYIFHKNAKKFAEIL; encoded by the coding sequence ATGAAATTCTTTAGTAAAGAAAATAAAATCTTATTAAAAGAGATGGTAAAAACAGATTTTAAACTTCGTTACCAAGGAAGTTTAATTGGGCATTTATGGTCAATCTTAAAACCATTGATGCTCTTCACAATCATGTACTTGGTATTTGTTCAGTTCTTGCGATTCGATGATGGAACGCCACACTATGCTATTGGTTTGTTAATTGGTATGGTGACATGGAACTTCTTTTCTGAAGCAACTAATATGGGGATGATGTCTATCGTATCTCGAGGTGATTTATTACGTAAATTGAACTTTTCAAAAGAAATTATTGTTATTTCATCAGTTGTTGGTGCGGCAATTAATTATGGTATTAACTTGATTGTTGTATTTGTTTTTGCATTAGTTAATGGAGTGACAGTTTCTTTCGGTTGGTTAACTATCTTCCCTCTCTTTATAGAGTTATTCCTATTCTCAGCGGGTATCGCTTTTGTACTTGCTACTCTGTTTGTAAAATATAGAGATATTGGTCCTATCTGGGAAGTGGTGATGCAAGCTGGTATGTATGCGACACCGATTATTTATTCACTTACATTTATTTTGCAACGTGGTCAAGTCACAGTCGCAAAATTGATGATGCTAAATCCATTAGCACAAATTATTCAAGATATGCGTCACTTTATCGTATTTTCAGGAAATATGCGTGGTTGGGACTTAGTTGGTCATAAAGCTATTACTATGATTCCTTATATTCTTCCATTCTTTGTATTTGGAATTGGTTATTATATTTTCCATAAAAATGCTAAAAAATTCGCGGAGATTTTATAA
- a CDS encoding glycosyltransferase family 2 protein, which yields MKINILMSTYNGEQFLAEQIESIQKQTVKDWTLYIRDDGSSDRTPEIIQQYAQKDSRIIFINADNRENFGVIKNFYTLLKHSKADYYFFSDQDDIWLEDKLAVTLAEAEKYSNDKPLLVYTDLKIVDRELNVLHESMIKTQSDHANTKLVQELTENTVTGGTAMINHALAELWTTTDNLLMHDWYLALIASALGHLVYLDYPTELYRQHDANVLGARTWSKRMKNWLKPHKLVEKYWWLIDASQTQARFLLDLNLSPENRELVENFTTIMDKSLSQRIHTLNKYGLRKNRNFHTLVFKTLIITKFGYRRNK from the coding sequence ATGAAAATTAATATTCTCATGTCCACCTACAATGGTGAACAATTTTTGGCTGAGCAGATTGAAAGTATTCAAAAACAAACAGTCAAAGACTGGACATTATATATCCGAGACGACGGCTCTAGCGACCGCACACCAGAAATTATTCAGCAATATGCTCAAAAGGATTCACGTATTATCTTTATCAATGCTGATAATCGTGAAAATTTTGGCGTCATTAAAAACTTTTATACGCTTTTAAAACATAGCAAAGCTGACTATTATTTCTTTTCTGACCAAGATGACATCTGGTTGGAAGATAAATTAGCGGTGACTTTAGCTGAGGCTGAAAAATATAGCAATGACAAACCATTGCTCGTTTATACGGATTTGAAAATTGTTGATAGAGAGCTAAATGTTTTGCATGAAAGCATGATTAAAACACAGTCTGATCATGCCAATACTAAACTAGTTCAAGAATTAACCGAAAATACGGTAACTGGTGGAACAGCGATGATCAATCATGCTCTTGCCGAGCTTTGGACAACAACGGATAATCTCTTAATGCATGACTGGTATTTAGCATTGATTGCTAGTGCCTTGGGACATTTGGTTTACCTCGATTACCCAACAGAATTGTATCGTCAGCATGACGCTAATGTTCTCGGGGCAAGAACATGGTCCAAACGGATGAAAAACTGGTTAAAACCACATAAACTCGTTGAAAAATATTGGTGGTTAATTGATGCCAGTCAAACACAAGCGCGCTTTCTGCTAGACTTAAATTTATCACCAGAAAACAGAGAATTAGTTGAAAACTTTACAACTATTATGGATAAATCACTGTCTCAGCGTATCCACACTTTAAACAAATATGGTTTACGTAAGAACAGAAACTTCCATACGCTTGTCTTTAAAACACTAATTATTACCAAATTTGGTTATAGGAGAAATAAATGA
- the cps2T gene encoding beta 1-4 rhamnosyltransferase Cps2T, with amino-acid sequence MQHVFIIGSRGLPAKYGGFETFVEELVKNKQSADIVYHVACLSDDKHQTHFSYEGADCFTIKAPKIGPARVIAYDMMAINYGLQMVKKERIEHPIFYILGNTIGAFIVPFAKKIHAVGGKVFVNPDGLEWKRSKWSKPVQAYLKYAEKSMAKTADLVISDNIGIETYIQESYPEAKTRFIAYGTDLTRSSLTADDYKVRKCFENWQTKENGYYLIVGRFVPENNYETAIREFMKSNTKRDLIIICNHKNNPYFDKLKRLTNFERDKRVKFVGTVYDRDLLNYIRENAFAYIHGHEVGGTNPGLLEALGHTKLNLVLDVDFNKSVADASAFYWNKTSGNLSCLINDADGHYDFTEYGNRARAIVKQNYTWEKIVGEYEELFLNEN; translated from the coding sequence ATGCAACATGTATTCATCATCGGAAGTCGTGGATTACCAGCAAAATACGGTGGTTTCGAGACTTTTGTTGAGGAGTTGGTAAAAAATAAGCAGAGCGCAGACATTGTTTATCATGTGGCTTGTTTGAGTGACGATAAGCATCAAACGCACTTTAGCTATGAAGGCGCGGATTGTTTTACCATCAAGGCACCTAAGATTGGTCCTGCTCGGGTCATCGCTTATGATATGATGGCTATTAATTATGGACTTCAAATGGTAAAAAAAGAGCGCATTGAACACCCTATTTTTTATATTTTGGGTAATACGATTGGTGCTTTTATCGTGCCTTTTGCTAAGAAAATTCACGCTGTCGGTGGTAAAGTTTTTGTCAATCCCGATGGTTTGGAATGGAAACGATCTAAATGGTCAAAACCTGTTCAAGCTTATTTAAAATATGCTGAAAAATCAATGGCTAAAACGGCTGATTTGGTGATTTCAGATAATATCGGTATTGAAACTTATATTCAGGAGTCTTATCCAGAAGCTAAGACACGGTTTATTGCTTATGGAACCGACTTGACAAGGTCAAGCTTGACTGCTGATGATTATAAGGTCAGAAAATGCTTTGAAAACTGGCAAACAAAGGAAAATGGGTATTATCTAATTGTCGGACGATTTGTTCCAGAAAATAACTACGAAACAGCAATCCGAGAATTTATGAAATCAAATACTAAGCGTGATTTGATTATCATTTGTAACCATAAGAATAACCCTTATTTTGACAAATTGAAACGGTTGACGAATTTTGAAAGAGATAAACGTGTGAAGTTTGTTGGAACAGTTTATGACCGTGATTTGTTAAATTATATCCGAGAAAATGCATTTGCCTACATTCATGGACATGAAGTTGGAGGAACAAATCCAGGTCTGCTTGAAGCTCTAGGACATACTAAACTTAATCTTGTCCTTGACGTTGATTTCAATAAATCAGTAGCTGACGCAAGTGCCTTTTATTGGAATAAAACCTCTGGGAATTTATCATGTTTGATAAATGATGCAGACGGTCATTATGATTTTACAGAATATGGAAACCGTGCCCGTGCGATTGTTAAACAAAATTACACATGGGAAAAAATAGTAGGAGAGTATGAGGAACTGTTTTTAAATGAAAATTAA
- the rfbD gene encoding dTDP-4-dehydrorhamnose reductase, which produces MILVTGANGQLGTELRYLLDERGEEYVAVDVAEMDITNAEKVDEVFAQVKPTLVYHCAAYTAVDAAEDEGKELDYAINVTGTEIVAKAAAKYGATLVYISTDYVFDGKKPVGQEWEVDDTPDPQTEYGRTKRLGEEAVEKYTDKFYIIRTAWVFGNYGKNFVFTMQNLAKTHDTLTVVNDQHGRPTWTRTLAEFMTYLTENQKEFGYYHLSNDATEDTTWYDFAVEILKDTDVVVKPVDSSQFPAKAKRPLNSTMSLAKAKATGFVIPTWQEALQEFYKQDVKK; this is translated from the coding sequence ATGATTTTAGTTACAGGTGCCAATGGGCAATTAGGAACAGAATTACGCTATTTATTAGATGAACGTGGTGAAGAGTACGTGGCGGTTGATGTTGCGGAAATGGACATCACAAATGCTGAAAAAGTTGATGAAGTATTTGCGCAAGTGAAACCAACACTTGTTTACCATTGCGCGGCTTATACAGCCGTTGATGCTGCTGAAGATGAAGGTAAAGAACTTGACTATGCTATCAACGTAACTGGTACAGAAATTGTTGCCAAAGCAGCTGCTAAATATGGTGCAACTCTTGTTTACATTTCAACTGACTACGTTTTTGACGGAAAGAAACCAGTTGGTCAAGAATGGGAAGTTGATGATACACCAGATCCTCAAACAGAGTACGGACGTACAAAACGTCTTGGTGAAGAAGCCGTTGAAAAATACACTGATAAATTCTACATCATCCGTACAGCTTGGGTATTTGGTAATTATGGTAAAAACTTTGTTTTCACAATGCAAAACCTTGCCAAAACACATGACACATTAACTGTTGTCAATGACCAACATGGTCGTCCAACATGGACTCGTACTTTGGCTGAATTTATGACTTATTTGACAGAAAATCAAAAAGAATTTGGTTATTATCACTTGTCAAATGATGCCACTGAAGACACAACTTGGTATGATTTCGCAGTAGAAATCTTGAAAGATACCGATGTTGTAGTGAAACCAGTTGATTCAAGTCAATTTCCAGCTAAAGCAAAACGTCCACTTAACTCAACAATGAGCCTTGCTAAAGCTAAAGCAACTGGTTTTGTTATTCCAACATGGCAAGAAGCTTTGCAAGAATTTTACAAACAAGACGTTAAAAAATAA